In Clostridium ljungdahlii DSM 13528, the genomic window AGGGTAAATTTATAAGAATAATGGAAAGAGAGCAACTGTCAAAAGAAAATAGTTTACTTGTAGTAAAAATAGGAGAAAAAATGCATGTTGTATCTTCTGCATCAGGAAAAATTGAAATAATATATGAATTGAATGAAGAAGAAGTTTCGGAGTTCAAAAATAGAAGTACTATACCAGAATATAAAAATTTAAAAGATTTTTATACAAGATCAGGAATGGAGCAATTAGTTAAAAGAGCAAGTGGCAAGTTAACTTTAAAAAAACTTATAGATAAAAAGGAAGATAAATGATGAACAGAAGAGATAAAAAGATTTTTATAACTATTTCAATTTTAATATTTGTCATTCTTGTTTTCAAAGCACATAGTGTATATGCAGCTCCAGATGCATCACAGACGATGCCTATACCAAATATAAATGTATCTATGGATAATGCAGGTACTTCTACTCCACAGCAGTATGTACAAAATATAAAATTGCTTATATTTCTGACAGTTATAACATTGCTTCCATCTTTTGTAATGATGATGACGAGTTTTGTAAGAATTATAGTGGTATTTGGTTTTTTAAGAAGTGCTATGGGAACACAGCAGTCCCCCCCAAATTCAATTTTGATTGGACTTGCACTATTCATGACAGTTTTTATTATGTATCCTGTTTATTCAAAAATGAATACAAATGCCATTGAGCCCTACATGCAAAATAAAATAACCCAGCAGCAGGCAATAGATGAAGGGGCTAAACCAATTAGGAGTTTCATGCTTAAGCAGACATATAAAAAGGATTTACAGTTATTCATAGACCAAGCTAAATTAAATTACAAGGTTACTGCAGATGGACAAAATGCACCACTCTATGTAGTAGTTCCGGCCTATATGATAAGTGAGCTTAAAACTGCCTTTGAAATAGGATTCTTAATTTATATACCGTTTATGGTAATAGATATGGTGGTATCAAGTGTACTTATGGCCATGGGAATGTTCATGCTCCCACCAACTATGATATCTCTGGCATTTAAACTACTTTTATTTGTAATGGTAGATGGATGGTATTTACTTGTAAAATCTTTAATTGTAAGTTTTTCATGAGGTGAATTGAATGAGTGAAAACATGGTAATTGGTATTATAAAAGATGCAGTACAAACGGGACTTATAGTAGGAGCTCCCATACTTATAGTTTCAGTGGTGGTAGGTCTTATAATAAGTATATTTCAGGCAACTACTCAGATACAGGAGCAAACACTTACTTTTGTCCCTAAGCTTATTGCAGTGGCTGTAATAGGACTTATTACAGGAAGCTGGATGTTACAGCAGGTTGTAGCTTTTACTGAGAGAATTTTTACGTATATAGCCCATATAACACAATGAACATTGCTGCAAAGTATAATTGGAGAGGAATAAATTGATAAATACATTATATTTTACCGCCTTAATTTTAGTATCAATAAGAATTTTTTCTTTTTTCATATTGGTTCCAATATTTTTCCCAAGTGGAATTCCAAATGTAGTTAAAGTGGGACTAACAGTAGTTATGGCATATATATTGATGCCAGGTATAGATTATGCTTCCATAAGCAGTATAGATAATACAATGTTTTTTGTAATGAATTGCTTGAATGAGGTAGCAGCGGGCCTTACCCTTGGATTTTTAACTAGCTTATGTTTTTCTATGGTGAGAATAGCGGGAAATCTTATGGATATGCAAATGGGATTTGCTATGGTTAGTATGTTTGATCCTACTTCAAATAGTAATACGACTTTAATTGAGCGTTTACTTTATTGGTTTAGTTTGGTTATTTTCTTTATAGTAGATGGACACCATATGCTTATAAAATCTTTAATTCAAAGTTTTAGTGTAATAAAACTTGGAAGTTTCTTTTTAAATCAAGCTTCAATTAATATAATTTTTAAAGCCTTCATAGAGTATTTTGGCATTGCAATTCAAATAGGAATACCTATAGTTTTAATACTCCTATTTACAGATTTAACAATGTCACTTATAGCAAGGACAGTTCCACAGTTAAATATAATGATATTAGGATTGCCTGTTAAAGTACTGATAGGGTTTGCATCATTTTGTTTTGCACTTCCAATTTTTCTTAAATTAATAGAACACTTATTTACAGCTATACCTAATTCCATAGATGGTTTTTATAAGGCATTGCCGTTGCTTTTGATATTTGCAAAAGATGA contains:
- a CDS encoding flagellar biosynthetic protein FliO, with translation MDLQFMWMIFRTVIALLFVIFLIYISAKYGGEKLKNVQKGKFIRIMEREQLSKENSLLVVKIGEKMHVVSSASGKIEIIYELNEEEVSEFKNRSTIPEYKNLKDFYTRSGMEQLVKRASGKLTLKKLIDKKEDK
- the fliP gene encoding flagellar type III secretion system pore protein FliP (The bacterial flagellar biogenesis protein FliP forms a type III secretion system (T3SS)-type pore required for flagellar assembly.), which encodes MNRRDKKIFITISILIFVILVFKAHSVYAAPDASQTMPIPNINVSMDNAGTSTPQQYVQNIKLLIFLTVITLLPSFVMMMTSFVRIIVVFGFLRSAMGTQQSPPNSILIGLALFMTVFIMYPVYSKMNTNAIEPYMQNKITQQQAIDEGAKPIRSFMLKQTYKKDLQLFIDQAKLNYKVTADGQNAPLYVVVPAYMISELKTAFEIGFLIYIPFMVIDMVVSSVLMAMGMFMLPPTMISLAFKLLLFVMVDGWYLLVKSLIVSFS
- the fliQ gene encoding flagellar biosynthesis protein FliQ is translated as MSENMVIGIIKDAVQTGLIVGAPILIVSVVVGLIISIFQATTQIQEQTLTFVPKLIAVAVIGLITGSWMLQQVVAFTERIFTYIAHITQ